The Tenebrio molitor chromosome 2, icTenMoli1.1, whole genome shotgun sequence DNA segment GAAATACTGACTTATGTAAATGATGAAATAGACATTAGACAAGAGCCGCCAATGTTAGACAATAAAAAACCTCTGTTCTgattcaattttgacttatgtacACTTGTTTTTAGTTCAATAAATGGTGTCGAAAATAGTTTGCATTATTAATTGCGGAAGTACAGACAAAAaacctgaaaaacaaaattttaaagaaagtgTATAAGAGAATATCTAGTATCGAATGTCGCTAATTTGGTTACAGTTTTAGGAATTTTCCTGTAAACTGCCTCGGGATTAATCTGAAATGCTGTCTGCTGATAAGACAGTTGTCTAGAAAATTACCTAATTAATTTTGGTGGTTCCCATTAAATTTCCATCAAGATTAATGgtacaaaaaaccaaaatgtAACAAATTGTTTCAGTACTCCCTTGACGCTACCATGTATCACTTCGTTCTATCCCTGGTGGTCATCTTCTTTTTCAGCAGTCAAGTGTCTTGCATTcagcaaaattattattggcgTGAATACACCGGGTCAATCCCGAAAGATGCGATTCCGGCTGGTAAGGACATCAACGGCCAAAACATCTACGTCGGCCAAGCTTACGTCAAGAACGAGGGCTTGATAGTGGCCCCGATTTACCAAGGAGAAAAAGAAGTAACTGCCGCGATCAAAGGAGTCAAGAAGATAGAAAGATACATTAAGGTGAGTCTTCAGTGACAGTTCCTGGTAAGTTTTTAGAAATATTTCGACAGATTCTGTGCGGTCCCGCTTATAATTTCCAATGGATCGTCACGGACGCGAAGAATCTGCATGTGGACTTGAGCGGCAAACACGGAGTTCTTGGAGGACACGAAGACGGTTGGGGCTACATCCACATGGGACGCATCAGCTACCAAGGGGAAACGAAGATCGGAAGAGTCACCGCTTACAAGATAGGGGATGCGAAACTGTCCTTTCACGACAGTGGGGTGGAGAAATGGATCGACTCTTACGAAGTGTTGCACTTTGTTGATAATGTAATTCAtcccaaaaaataaatggtttGCATTGTAAAAAGTGTCTCAAGATTTGTTGCCAACCATGTAAAGCAATAAGCACTAGAAAGTAACTAACCAAGACACTGTGACttttcaaacaaattatttttattaaaaaaaattactcgagATCTGGATCTCTTGCAGAGGTTTTTGGGGTttctttagaaaaatatttgtgtttttctcTAAAAAACCCTTCCATGTCCCATAACGAAATACatgaattaatgaattgtTTTGCAAAAGTTATTGTGAACAAAATACTGGTGAATAACAAGATTCAAATCAAGAGATTATTCGCACTTGTACCTgcaacttttaaaaataaatgcaaaacAAAGTGAAGCGATTGCGATAAAAACTGTAGAGTGGATTTTTCCGTAAAAATTCGTCAAAAACACTTCAAGAAATTTCTGATGCAACAAACAACATCTTCCTTTTATCAACTCGCTTGAGAAGTAAGTGTTCAGTACCAAACAAAATGTCCATCCCTTCGCTTCACTTGTTTTTACTCTTGCTCGTTCCCTTGACTTTTTGTCAGGACAACACCGCCGATTATTACTGGCGGGAATACACCGGAGTTATCCCACGAGATGCAGTAAAGGGAGGTGCAAACATCAACGGCGAACAAGTCTACATAGCACAAGCTTACGTGAAGAACCACGGTTTGATACCCGGACAGATCAACGCAGGTGTGAAAGAAGTGTGGGTTCCGATCGACGGGGTGCAAAAAATCGACCAACAtatcaaagtaagttgaaaGTAAATATTGTATCCGACGCTAATTGTATTTAGATTCTTTGCAGCGTGAACAATTTCGTGTGGGTGGCAACCAACTCGACCAATCTGCATGTGGAGATGGTGGACAGGCAGATGGTGATCGGAGGGCACGAAGATGATCACGGAATCATCGCCGTGGGACGGATCAGCTACGAGGGGGGCACACAAATTGGAAAAATCGACGCGTTCACCGTGGGGGACTCGCACTTTCGGTGGGTCGACTCCAACAAAAATGAAGGAGATGTTACTTCGTTCGACGTCCTAGTGTACCAAAGGTGGTAGTAATAATGGCACGGTGCGCAATACCTATGTtcgatttgtttaaaaaaaataataatgataggGTGTGCAACATCTATGTTGTAtttatgttttaaataaaaattcattcgCATGCATATGCACAATTTTTAACTGATCTACGAAATGGATGTTTACTGGACAGAAGTCTACAATAGTGAGCGGGCAGAAGATTCCTGTGAGGTCCTGACGTacaagaagaaatgaagaagTGTAGGAAGACATATATTGTTTTCCCTTGTTTTTCTTTGGAGATAATGTAACAGTGTAGAATGAATTCTGTTTATAAAacgtattttttgttcgacgagcccaaATCGcctaaaatctttaaaattagcttgacgtttcgttttgacaagtggtgacatttatcaaaatctgttcacattggagaaaattctcaaattcttacagtgtcgaacaaaaaacgtattttaatttatgtttcaaatataaaaaatggatTTTACACTTTGCTTATTATGCTCGCAATTTACTAGTGAAATTGTGTTATTATGGGATAAAATTTCAACGTCAACTCGAGACGCTGAAATTTTATCAGCCACGAGTTGCATCGTGATATTATTTTATCCTCTGGACCAGGCCAGATATGAGCAGCTCGGCAACAACGAGAGCTCCGAACGATAAAATAAGAAAGACCTTTTATTATCAAGAGCACATATTTCGttgtataatctgtttcaaaatcaaaaatccagcACCTGttaaattatgttggcagaaaaaagaaatccctagaagaggtttactttttttgggttggctcaACCTCCCACCAAAATTTGAtattgaactgttgagtttatttacgtaacacaaaataattattatgtacaagaAGGTGGTAGCTAACTACAatatcatactttttgagtgaaataataaaatgagaaaaaaacacgatgaactatgaccaaaacgactgtccaccagttttatttcataaacccacttttttctgacacttgcagacacactaaaaacaaaagttggcgacgttgtcggttgtattttcgaggtagagtGCACtattggtggatttttgattttgaaacagattataggtaATTGAAAGCGCGTTTTCAACAAAGATTGACAAAAGATAATTTAAACATTGCGTGTGATTGATAATTgtaattgacaaataaatcgtgacaaatacttcaaatgaccttgCATGATGTTTATGCATTAAGGAAGATATGAGGGGAAAAACATGAAGTTAaaactttcttaaaaatattttgcagggaTGATTGCGTGAATATATGGTTGCTATAGTTTCGTTCTCACGAGTTTGTTGTAAACAATGGGGagggcgaaaaaatttgaaatattccaAAGGCGttatgagttgtttttcataatgtgtatctatgacgaaaagaaacaatattgaaacgtttcgacttccttgacttttcTTCGATGAAACTTTCCTTCatcatttggtgtattgttggttgccgcattccctcggataaaatttttgcggaaaaatacaaaacaaaagtAATGAGAAAGGAATgtttatggatcctacgttgtgttttattttattttgtttaattaggttctaacgagaggccgtaccttcggaaGGTTTTTCAAAACATGGAATTAAAGCGATTGAGCACGcttcatttaaatttgatttaacaaataatcgagtgtggtgacgtttggtcccaacaaacagtgtggaataaatcAGTGAATTTAATAAAGATGTTGGTGGATATTTGACTCAACGAGATTTGGCTTTCGTCCCGTGAATTTAGATatgactcatgaataaatgaccAAGCTGGGCAAATACAGAAGTTTCTGGCGCGAATAGCATTACacgagtttgagatgcgaactatgtgatccgaaTTGTATCCCCCattaaattgaacccgacgcgatgccctggaaaGCTTCAGTCAAAGCCTGATCTACTCCGgtgattgaaaataaaagggaaaaggGTTCTAACAGACTGatagggtacctctcttcacacgtgtcagctggcctagtttggtaACTGTCCCGTTTACGGGTGACGCGGCTGTTTGTGCACTTACGAcggaccacagctaattgagtgcgacgggcactggcggtagcttccccgACGGCGAAGGCTCCcaagtaatgaataattaatgaagCTATTTTATAAGTTTGTAATAGATCGCCTTGGCGAGAacacgtttccccaatcggtaaatgcaagaagatcacatacttcgctATAAAGAATGAGTCACGTGGTCGTTAActgctcaaagaaaataatataatctttactttagaacgataaagaaTGAAATGCTGTTTGTCTAATTAAATCGCGACcacaaataatgtacaagaattagagaaataatttaccttgtaaatgtaaagcacgtggtcacaaaatggctgctggaggtaccgaacgtacctccggctactttggagatcaaaccccgagtgaatcaaaaaaaCCTCGTTTCCCGTTCCGcattcggttttatcatttctggcgcaccccactttcgcaaacccctacttgaccaaagtgaccaatcagctcggttctactttacgccgatAGCGACAccttttcgatatctctagaacttttgaaattacagtttccgttttccaccattattttaaatgtttaaatttagacttttgttcggaccagaccgaatgtacataatttgttgttgaattagaactctgaaaaagaacactaaattactgactgTATACACTAATAAACCAcaacatcaagaaacaaacaccaTTACAAatggaacaaacagaattaaacaggaacactgaattactgactctatacaataataaaaatcagaccaaaaattaaacagaattaaaatgaaacaaacagaattaaaatgaaacaatttaacattgttttgaaacctaaattgggcttgaaacgctgttacgcaagtgccatgtcatgcaactaaattccgttgatctgctacttctaaaaatgtttctatatTCTGTATTCTAtatttcattctctctctctgaCTCACACCTCTGATTTCTACCACTACCTGGCTTTACTGTTACCGTCTTTTCTACCCACTtcctttctactttgctttgttacttttccaACTAAAcgtgcaaacgattctagttattttctacgataaagcgctctgtttctaatttgcaattctcgcccttaattacaaatatgccacaaatttgagaatgataaaaaacgtaaattaacctaatgaacattgatttggtggttctctcaatttgaaaccgcctaacatcaaattcattcattcaattatcccctgatttttAACTGGATTCCCCAAATTGTGGAACGAGTAAATTTTacaatgtttcttttcccatgaaaactgttatctttgtgtacctgcattttcaaagaaaggttggcagatttcacttgaggaatgTGGTACCACTCTTGCCCACAAAggcatcaataaaatttacaactgaccagcaattccgtcgcaaatgaacggtatttaaaacatttcgttgaaattattttaaaaattaaaattcttaatttatcgaacctattcggaccgttacagAAGGAATTAAGAATTCTTAATTCCCTAGTATAACTCTCAAGGCAGTTATGAATATCATAATGGTTACCGTACCTAAGGTATTATTGACGTATGTATAAATGATTAGtatgaaataaacaaattaatgcacgttagaaaaaattaaagataaatcgtagagggatatggagggagcactgCCTATGCTGGCAATGTAAAGAAAGCGGCACGTCGCGAGACCTGTGCGGAGACCTTTTATGACGCCTTTTAAAATGACCGCCAGTACTTCGTCAAATTTCGTGACGAGGGTCGTTGGGCATCAGATGCTTCATAGGCGTCGGTGTTCCGTCATTTTACTgggatttggttttttacacgTGAACCGGTTGGTgaattgtctttgtattttttcagttgtataactctgatctgtttttattttgaactaaaTATTTACGGTCGCCTTCCTACAATTCCTACAAAAATTGTCCCCAGAAAAAAGCTAAAAGGGATGCCACTGGAAAGATGAAATATCGGTTTCGCTCGGCTCATCTGGAGACCTTTTATTAGGTCTACAGAAAAGCGCGGTCGTATCCACTTTTTTGAAgagtgctccctccatatccctctacgagataaattgacatttttcttGTCCACAATAAATTGAATATCAAACAGTTTGAAATCCCGGTAGTCCGGGATCTCTAGTGgttgaaatgcgatttcaatCACAGGAatcaatgtcaaaatgactaatttgaatatcatgagtagaaaaaataaattattggaTAACGATAAGATAATATTTTGGCCGATGGCCGGCACGATTTTTGATTGTAAGTATTTTTggcaaaaccaaaaaatatgTGAGCCaagatataaatttaattaattaattgattaatcGTGATATTATTTTATCCTCTGGATCAGACCAGATATGAGCAGCTCCGCAATAAGGAGAGTTCCGAACGATAAAACAAGAAGGACCTTTTATTATCAAGATCGCATATTTCGTTGTAGGTAATTGAAAGCGCGTTTTTAACAAAGATTGACaaaagataatttaattaataaatattttgtgtaattaaaaattttaattgataaataaatcgtgacaaatacTTCAAATGACTTTGCGtttgactcggtcgagccgcctgtggacaCTTCTATTCATAGGACTTGAAGTATTTCTACTCCGTTCAGAAAAAAAGCCACTTTAGCCGTTTCTCTGGAGATACATAAAGGCgtgattttcgaccgcttgaagataaagtAGTGTTTGTGACGTTCAAGTACAGTGGCGACATCCGAAATTAGTACAGATAAACTAAAGTGACAAGTGACAAAAAATGAAGCACAAGAATGGAGTATTTTGTTCCATTAAATTGACCAAAATTCACTTGATGATTGGCTATTCTGTTTGTTGCCACTTTCTCACGTTTCAGTTTACATTTCAATATTTCTAGAACTTTCCATgtgattatttgttaaaatttcacaacttgtttgttttccactttgattaattgttattgcattaaaatagaaatattaCGATTTTTTCCAATAAGATTTCGAATGTCTAGTAGATtatcgatttaaaaaaacaagtttaATTGAAAACACAGCAAATCTCCGATCTCGAGATCGATTTCCAAAACTCGGCTATTATAAATAACAACACTCCGATGGTCCACACAAACTGAGCCAGTCCATCAACAAGAGCACACTATGTTCAAGCTATTTGTAGTGTTGGGATCAATTCTGGCGTGCTGCTACGCCGTCAACCCGTCGAAGGGTGAAGTATGGCCCAAGCCCCAACAGCAAGAAACGTCCGAGGACTACCTCGCTATCCAATCCCACACCTTCAGCTtcaaggtaaaaaaaaatctgtcgaATTGTCAGTAGAATTAGTAGCGGAAATTGTAGGGCCCCGCCGATATCGGCTGTCCCGACTTCCTCAATGCCGTCTTCACCAGATACTGGACCATCATCGCGACTTCGTCGTCTCTGGCGCAGCGAGGGCAGGTCTCCAAAGTGGGAAGGCAACCCCAGAAGAAGTTCCGGGAGGTTGATGTCAACCCCGTGGCCGACTTGAACAGTATGCAAGTCGACCTGACCGGAGAGTGTCCCAACGAAGCCGTCCGACCGGACCTTGGAGATGACGAAAGCTGTGAGTTGCGCCGAAAGTGAGAGTTTAATGGTCGTCTTTCAGACACTCTAACAATTAGCAGAGAAGGGTGGTCCACTCTTTCGGCGTCTACGATCTGGGGGGTGCTTCGTGGCCTGGAGACTTTTTCCCAGTTGATTCACTTGGAAGGAGAATCGGTAAGTACCGCTTGGAGAATGGCGAAAATCTGAATCTCTTGTAGCTCGTTGTCAAGGCCACCACCATCATCGACTTCCCGAGATTCTCCCATCGAGGAATTCTCCTGGACACTGCGAGGCATTTCCAGCCCGTCTACATTATCTTGCAGATTCTGGACGCTCTGGCTTACAACAAATTCAACGTTCTGCATTGGCATCTCACCGACGACGAGAGCTTTCCGTACGTGAGTCGCACCTATCCCGAGTTGAGGTGAGTAAAAGAGCGCGATCGAGATTCTCTCTGCAGTGTGACATTTGCAGCGAACAAGGTGCTTACCATCCCGTCTCTAAAGTGTACGAACAGATTGACGTCAGTAACATCATCGAGTACGCTCGTGTCCGAGGGATTCGAGTGATTCCAGAATTCCAGATTCCCAGTCACACCAGTTCTTGGGGGTTCTCCCACCCCGAGCTGCTGACACCTTGTTACACCGACGACCAACCCAACGGTGGACTGGGGGCTCTAGACCCCACCAAAAACTCTACTTACACCTTCTTGACCAATCTCTACAAGGAGGTCCTCGATGTTTTCCCTGATTCATACATCAACATGGGTGGCGATAATGTCGACTTTTCTTGCTGGTAGGTTATCCTGTTCGTTACCATAGTTTATTGGTAATTCTGCACAGGGAGAATAATCCCGACGTCCAAGCTTGGATGAGCGATAACAATATGTCGATGAGGGAGGAACTCGACGGCTACTTCTTCCTAAAAGTGGCGAGCATCCTCGACTCACTCAACGCAAAATACATCACCGTGGAACAGACGTACTTCAACGCTCTGTCTTTGCCCAATTCTACCGTCGTCCAGGTGTGGTGGGAAGCTGGTCTTGAGAGTCTCGCCAGCGTGGGTTTTCACTTTCCCCACAAACGACAAAATATTAACATTTGACTTTTAGCTGACCAAAGCTGGCAAATTCGGACTCTTCTCCACCAATTGGTTCCTGGACGAGCTGCACAGTGGCGGGGACTGGGAGAATTTCTACGTCTGCGAACCTCTGGACTTTGATGGCACAGACGAACAGAAGAAGCTAGTTTTGGGTGGAGAGGCTTGCATGTGGTCCCATGATGTCAACGAGTACAACATCATGCCGAGACTGTGGCCGAGAGCTAGTGCCGTTGCTGAAAAACTGTGGTCCGCTCAAGACGTCAACGATGTTGGAGCAGCCAGACCAAGATTGGAGGAGCACACTTGCAGGATGAACCGTAGAGGAATCGCAGCTCAACCCCCCAACGGTGCCGGAGTTTGTCTCTAAATTAACGTGTAATTAACGTGTCaacaaaagcaaataaaatcGGCTTGAACAAGTTAggtgtgtgtttttttttttgaagcgtTTATCACAAAAGGCTTGAGGCGACAGACGCGGTACCAGtgaaaatcaaagaaatttttcACTAGTCGAGTTTTATAAATTCTTCAGGGTTGCTACTGGTGCGAGTACAATGGTACAATACCTGAAGTTGCGTTTACATCGGTCAAGCTTACGTTAAGAATGAGAACTTAACTGTAGTGATGAAAAAATCAAACCTTTGACTCTTGGGAGTGCAAAAATCTAGAGATCTTAAAAAATCTTAACTTAAGTAGATGCAAGTATTCACACCGGACATGAGCCGCGTTTGATCAGTTAGACAATAACAAATCCCGATTCTGATTCTTCTTTAAGTAGTTCAATAAATGGgggcgaaattttttttagattattatttttggaaaattcaaCCAAAGCATAgagaaaaataacaaatagaAAACTTAAAAGTACAAGTACCAAGTGAGCATTGAATCTATCTTGGTGATTCTTCTATAAACTCTCTGACGGTTCGTCTGAAATTTTGTCTTTTGCTGCCACGCCTGTCTATTCCAAAATGATTAATTTCAGTGGTCCCATTAAATTCTCATCGGGATTAAGGGaagaaaaaactaaaatgtaaCAAATCGCTTCAATTCTCCCTTGACGCTACCATGTATCACTTCGTTCTATCTCTGGTGGTCATCTTCTTTTTCAACAGTCAAGTGTCTTGCATTCAGCAAAATTATGATTGGCGTGAATACACTGGATCAATCACGAAAGATGCGATTCCGGCTGGTAAGGACATCAACGGTCAAACCATTTACGTCGGTCAAGCTTACGTCAAGAATGAGGGCTTGATAGTGGCCCCGATTTACCAAGGAGAAAAAGAAGTAACTGCCGCGATCAAAGGAGCCAGGAAGATAGAAAGAAACATTAAGGTGAGTCTTCAGTGACAGTTCTTGGTAAGTTTTTAGAAATATTTGGACAGATTCTGTGCGGTCACGGTTATAACTTCCAATGGATCGTCTCGGACGCGAAGAATCTGCATGTGAACTTGAGCGGCAAACAAGGAGTTCTCGGAGGACACGAAGATGGACTGGGTTACATCCACATCGGACGCATCAGCTACCAAGGGGAAACGAAGATCGGAAGAGTCACCGCTTACAAGATAGGGGATGCGAAATTGTCCTTCCACGACAGAGGGGCGGAAAAATGGATCGACTACTACGAAGTGTTGCATTTTGTTGATAATGTAATTCAtcccaaaaaataaatggtttGCATTGTAAAAAGTGTCTCAAGATTTGTTGCCAACCATGTAAAGCAATAAGATCTAGAAAGTAACTAATTAAGACActgtgatttttcaaactaattatttttattaaagaaaattattcgaGATCTGGATCTCTTGCAGAGCTTTTTGGGGTttctttagaaaaatatttgtgtttGTCTCTAAAAAACCCTTCCTTCATTTTTACTTCATGTTCATTCTACTTCCGTGCCCCATAACGAAATATATGAATTAATGAATGAatcaattttttgcaaaagttATTGTGAACGAAATATTGGTGAATAACAAGCTTCAAATCAAGAGATTATTCGCACCTGCaacttttaaaaacaaatgcaGGACAAAGTGAAGCGATTACGATAAAAACTGTAGTGTGGAAGTTTCcgtttaagtaaaaattcgTCAATAACACTTCAAGAAATTTCTGACACAACAAACAACACCTTCCTTTTATTAACTCGCTTGAGAAGTAAGTGTTCAGTACCAAACAAAATGTCAAACCCTTCGCTTCACTTGTTTTTACTCTTGCTCGTTCCCTTGACTTTTTGTCAGGACAACACCGCCGACTATTACTAGCGGGAATACACCGGAATTATCCCACGCGATGCAGTATCCGGAGGCGCAAATATCAACCGCGAACAAGTCTACATAGGACAAGCTTACGTGAAGAACCACGGTTTGATAACCGCCCAGATCAACGCCGGTGTGAAAGAAGTGTGGGTTCCGATCGACGGGGTGCAAAAAATCGACCAACAtatcaaagtaagttgaaaGTAAATATTGTATCCGACACTAATTGTATTTAGATTCTTTGCAGCGTGAACAATTTCGTGTGGGTGGCGACCAACTCGACCAATCTGCATTTGGAATTGGTGGACAGGCAGATGGTGATCGGAGGGCACGAAGATGATCACGGAATCATCGCCGTGGGACGAATAAGCTACGAGGGGAGCACACAAATTGGAAAAATCGACGCGTTCACCGTGGGGGACTCGCACTTTCGATGGGTCGACGCCAACCAACAGGAAGGAGATGTTACTTCGTATGACGTCCTAGTCTACCAAAAGTGGTAGAAATAATGGGACGGTGCGCAATACCTATGTTGGATttgtttaaagaaaattataatGATACGGTGTGCAACATCTATGTTGTAtttatgttttaaataaaaattcattcacatttgcacatttttttgctaatCTATAATACTTAAGTGGATGTTTACTGTACAGAAGTCTACAATAGTGAGCGGGCAGAAGATTCCTGTGAGGTTCTGATGTACAAGAATAAATGAAGAAGTGTAGGAAGACATATATTGCTTTCCCTTTGGAGATAATATAACAATGTAGaatgatacatttttttccaattaaaacgtgttttatttcaaattcaaacggCATAAAAGTGACAAATTGTGTCACTCAAATGACAAGGTAAAAGTGTCGTTTTATGTGATTAAACACATAAAATagcaaaattgactattttatGTGCCAAATCacataaactacaaaaatcaAAGAGTTCAGCGAAATCATTTATGTATTAACATTTATTGTGACAAATTGTATTAGCTATTACGATTTATCATAAATAATTacacaattataatttaaatcaGGTAATTGAACCCCCGTTTTCAACAAagattgacaaaaaaaaatttaattattaaatactaGCTTTTACCCGCAGCTTCGCCCGCAgatttcagaatgttttaaaattatgtttctactttcatgtattgctataaacgcagtaatttcaatatgaagtttgtctttttacgaagaatgtaagattcgaataagtgtaaattctaatattccaataaagtaaattcaggatggatcGGATATTtcactgtcaaataattttattttttggctatgtaattcttaaaatagtgagatgcagggaaccaacataacgcgaatttagcatagtaggtaaattcagtatggatttggtatttcgtccgagtctcagttttctggccgaggcgtacccgaggcttgaaaacaaacaaggtcaaataattttattttttggctacatggttgtcttgtaaatagtgacatgcagggaaccaacataatgcgaatttacaaatgGTTGGcttactagctctttttagaaaataacgctttcaaataaattacatcatattt contains these protein-coding regions:
- the LOC138123177 gene encoding uncharacterized protein, which produces MYHFVLSLVVIFFFSSQVSCIQQNYYWREYTGSIPKDAIPAGKDINGQNIYVGQAYVKNEGLIVAPIYQGEKEVTAAIKGVKKIERYIKILCGPAYNFQWIVTDAKNLHVDLSGKHGVLGGHEDGWGYIHMGRISYQGETKIGRVTAYKIGDAKLSFHDSGVEKWIDSYEVLHFVDNVIHPKK
- the LOC138123160 gene encoding beta-hexosaminidase subunit beta-like, whose amino-acid sequence is MFKLFVVLGSILACCYAVNPSKGEVWPKPQQQETSEDYLAIQSHTFSFKGPADIGCPDFLNAVFTRYWTIIATSSSLAQRGQVSKVGRQPQKKFREVDVNPVADLNSMQVDLTGECPNEAVRPDLGDDESYTLTISREGWSTLSASTIWGVLRGLETFSQLIHLEGESLVVKATTIIDFPRFSHRGILLDTARHFQPVYIILQILDALAYNKFNVLHWHLTDDESFPYVSRTYPELSEQGAYHPVSKVYEQIDVSNIIEYARVRGIRVIPEFQIPSHTSSWGFSHPELLTPCYTDDQPNGGLGALDPTKNSTYTFLTNLYKEVLDVFPDSYINMGGDNVDFSCWENNPDVQAWMSDNNMSMREELDGYFFLKVASILDSLNAKYITVEQTYFNALSLPNSTVVQVWWEAGLESLASLTKAGKFGLFSTNWFLDELHSGGDWENFYVCEPLDFDGTDEQKKLVLGGEACMWSHDVNEYNIMPRLWPRASAVAEKLWSAQDVNDVGAARPRLEEHTCRMNRRGIAAQPPNGAGVCL
- the LOC138123179 gene encoding uncharacterized protein, encoding MSNLSLHLFLLLLVPLISCQDTAPDYYWRDYNGIIPRDAVKGGANINGEQVYIGQVYVKNAGLIPAQINAGVQEVSVPTNGVQKLAERIKILCSVNNFVWVATNSTNLHLELVDRQMVIGGHEDDHGIIAVGRISYEGSTQIGKIDAFTVGDSHFRWVDANQQEGDVTSYDVLVYQKW